In Archangium violaceum, the following are encoded in one genomic region:
- a CDS encoding MXAN_2562 family outer membrane beta-barrel protein yields the protein MTRAVALGVAVFLIALPGEAQDMSGVAQSPRSGSVEFRLGGWRPQMGSEEGLSEDPFSKVFGGSNLLLFEAELQRFFYQGIGSAGVSVSLGYAEKYAAALLPGGGKSAERTGFHVLPIHLRGVYRFDYPAFHWGIPLVPYIKPGLIYMPWWVTKGGEIETLEGVKGRGGKLGWEVAGGVSFLLDVLEPRLARDFDSDLGVNHSYLFAEYTYAKVNNFGGEGFNLSDSYWMFGLALDY from the coding sequence ATGACTCGAGCAGTGGCCCTCGGCGTCGCGGTGTTCCTCATCGCGCTTCCCGGTGAGGCGCAGGATATGTCCGGGGTGGCTCAGTCACCTCGCAGCGGCTCCGTGGAGTTCCGGCTCGGTGGCTGGCGGCCGCAGATGGGCAGCGAGGAGGGCCTCTCCGAGGACCCGTTCTCGAAGGTGTTCGGGGGCAGCAACCTGCTGCTCTTCGAGGCCGAGCTGCAGCGCTTCTTCTACCAGGGCATCGGCTCGGCGGGTGTGAGCGTGTCGCTCGGCTACGCGGAGAAGTACGCCGCCGCCCTGCTGCCCGGTGGGGGCAAGAGCGCGGAGCGCACGGGCTTCCACGTGCTGCCCATCCATCTGCGCGGCGTCTACCGGTTCGACTACCCCGCGTTCCACTGGGGCATTCCGCTGGTGCCCTACATCAAGCCGGGCCTCATCTACATGCCGTGGTGGGTGACCAAGGGCGGAGAGATCGAGACGCTCGAGGGCGTCAAGGGACGTGGCGGCAAGCTGGGCTGGGAGGTGGCCGGTGGCGTGTCCTTCCTGCTGGACGTGCTGGAGCCGCGGCTGGCGCGCGACTTCGACTCGGACCTCGGGGTGAACCACAGCTATCTCTTCGCCGAGTACACCTACGCGAAAGTGAACAACTTTGGCGGAGAGGGATTCAATCTCTCCGACTCGTACTGGATGTTCGGTCTGGCGCTGGATTACTAG
- a CDS encoding M50 family metallopeptidase, with product MHYLPLILALGLLVALHELGHLLAARLVGVRVHRYMLGFGPAVLTWRLRGTEYVLGAVPLGGSVRIHGMNPHEPGLDPSDPTSFSSKGPWKRMLVLLAGPLTNALVALGILVALYTSGTHVVVPLTVGTIVPGSEAARAQLLPGDRIVSVDGVPLESWAEFVELIAQNPGRELKLGVERQEEPREVMVRPRPDERGEGRIGVSQQYVYRTHDPGQAMLQAVAHTANLVAEGTRMLHRLMQGKQGLVVANPVGLVKQSSGAAASGMGAFLRVLVSVSVALAFFHLLPLPSLDGGRMLFLLFEVVSHRKVPPRVETLVHTVGFLALLGVLLTVALADLRQVMARSTPLAPVRAAPSPTVPDGGPRVVPVSTTPDAGTAHPGPGATTESLEPSDGGMSLLADDLGG from the coding sequence ATGCACTACCTCCCGCTCATCCTCGCCCTCGGCCTGCTCGTGGCACTGCACGAGCTGGGACACCTCTTGGCCGCCCGGCTGGTGGGCGTGCGAGTCCACCGCTACATGCTCGGCTTCGGGCCCGCGGTCCTCACCTGGCGGCTCAGGGGCACGGAGTACGTGCTCGGCGCCGTGCCGCTGGGCGGCTCCGTCCGCATCCATGGGATGAACCCTCATGAGCCGGGGTTGGATCCCTCGGACCCCACGAGCTTCTCGTCGAAGGGACCCTGGAAGCGCATGCTGGTGCTGCTGGCGGGGCCACTGACCAACGCCCTGGTGGCCCTGGGCATCCTCGTGGCGCTCTACACCTCGGGCACGCATGTGGTGGTGCCGCTCACGGTGGGCACCATCGTTCCCGGCTCGGAAGCGGCGCGCGCCCAGTTGTTGCCGGGGGACCGCATCGTCAGCGTGGACGGAGTGCCACTGGAAAGCTGGGCCGAGTTCGTGGAGCTCATCGCGCAGAACCCCGGCCGCGAGCTGAAGCTGGGAGTCGAGCGCCAGGAGGAGCCGCGCGAGGTGATGGTGCGCCCGCGTCCGGACGAGCGGGGTGAGGGCCGCATCGGCGTGAGCCAGCAGTACGTGTACCGGACCCATGACCCGGGACAAGCGATGCTGCAGGCCGTGGCGCACACGGCGAACCTGGTGGCGGAGGGCACCCGGATGCTCCACCGCCTGATGCAGGGAAAGCAGGGCCTCGTCGTGGCCAACCCGGTGGGGCTGGTGAAGCAGTCCTCGGGCGCGGCGGCCAGCGGCATGGGAGCCTTCCTGCGCGTGCTGGTGAGTGTCTCGGTGGCGCTCGCCTTCTTCCACCTGCTGCCCCTGCCCTCGCTGGACGGAGGGCGGATGCTCTTCCTCCTCTTCGAGGTGGTGAGCCACCGGAAGGTGCCCCCGCGCGTGGAGACGCTGGTGCACACGGTGGGCTTCCTCGCGCTGCTCGGGGTGCTGCTCACGGTGGCGCTCGCGGACCTGCGCCAGGTCATGGCCCGCTCCACCCCCCTCGCTCCGGTTAGGGCTGCCCCCTCCCCGACCGTGCCCGATGGCGGCCCCCGTGTCGTTCCCGTCTCCACCACCCCCGACGCGGGCACCGCGCACCCGGGCCCGGGTGCCACCACCGAGTCCCTGGAGCCCTCGGATGGCGGCATGTCCCTGCTGGCGGATGACCTCGGAGGGTGA
- a CDS encoding M61 family metallopeptidase, whose translation MPEAVHYRVSMLRPHSHLFEVEATFPAGPDTLEALLPVWTPGSYLVREFARQVQDMSATGPGGEPLPVLRVDKRTWRVQAGGRAVTLRYRVYANELTVRTSHLDGSHGYFNGATLFLYTEATRGLEHLVTVEAPEGWKPFAALERRGEAFVAPDYDELVDSPFEVGPHTPLSFTAAGVPHEVVVWGDTMPDAGRLCFDLQRICEAQARLFGGLPMRRYLFLVYLTDKGRGGLEHKASTALLFPRAGLQNARGWEDFLTLAAHEYFHLWNIKRVKPKALVPFDYSQENYTSLLWAFEGATSYYDNLFVLRAGLMGANRYLTRLGETLSALHATPGRKVQTLAEASLVSWVKHYRPDEHSPNSAISYYLKGEVVAALLDLELRRATSDARGLDDLMRLLWERYGDESGVPEDGVEAAASELAGKDLSAFFDRAVRSTEELDYSIFSHVGLEVHFRPRESPSDKGGVPVRPKGESRQKGWLGVTTKGSSTVATVLDGSPAQEAGLYVDDELVALDGWRVDAAGLLSRCDEKNPGETVLITVFRRDRLLEVPVVLGQKPADAAWLARVDKPTDAQKAAYQAWLGAPWEEPG comes from the coding sequence ATGCCGGAAGCGGTCCACTATCGCGTCTCGATGCTCCGCCCGCACTCGCACCTCTTCGAGGTGGAGGCCACCTTCCCCGCCGGCCCGGACACGCTCGAGGCCCTGCTGCCGGTGTGGACGCCCGGCAGCTACCTGGTGCGCGAGTTCGCGCGACAGGTGCAGGACATGAGCGCCACGGGCCCGGGCGGTGAGCCCCTCCCGGTGCTGCGCGTGGACAAGCGCACCTGGCGCGTCCAGGCCGGGGGCCGCGCGGTGACGCTGCGCTACCGCGTCTACGCCAACGAGCTCACCGTGCGCACCAGCCACCTGGATGGCAGCCACGGCTACTTCAACGGCGCCACCCTCTTCCTCTACACCGAGGCCACGCGCGGCCTGGAGCACCTCGTCACCGTGGAGGCCCCCGAGGGGTGGAAACCCTTCGCCGCGCTGGAGCGCCGGGGCGAGGCCTTCGTCGCCCCGGACTACGACGAGCTGGTGGACAGCCCCTTCGAGGTGGGGCCGCACACGCCGCTCTCCTTCACCGCCGCGGGCGTGCCGCACGAGGTGGTGGTCTGGGGCGACACGATGCCCGACGCGGGCCGGCTGTGCTTCGACCTGCAGCGCATCTGCGAGGCGCAGGCGAGGCTGTTCGGCGGCCTGCCCATGCGGCGCTACCTCTTCCTCGTCTACCTGACGGACAAGGGCCGCGGAGGGCTGGAGCACAAGGCATCCACGGCGCTCCTCTTCCCGCGCGCGGGACTGCAGAACGCGCGGGGCTGGGAGGACTTCCTCACCCTTGCCGCGCACGAATACTTCCACCTGTGGAACATCAAGCGGGTGAAGCCGAAGGCGCTCGTCCCCTTCGACTACTCGCAGGAGAACTACACCTCGCTGCTCTGGGCCTTCGAGGGGGCCACGTCCTACTACGACAACCTCTTCGTGCTGCGCGCGGGGCTGATGGGCGCGAACCGCTACCTCACGCGCCTGGGAGAGACACTCTCCGCGCTGCACGCCACGCCGGGCCGCAAGGTGCAGACGCTCGCCGAGGCGTCGCTGGTGAGCTGGGTGAAGCACTACCGCCCGGACGAGCACTCGCCCAACAGCGCCATCTCCTACTACCTCAAGGGCGAGGTGGTGGCCGCGCTGCTGGACCTGGAGCTGCGCCGCGCCACGAGCGACGCGCGGGGCCTGGACGACCTGATGCGACTGCTCTGGGAGCGCTACGGGGACGAGTCCGGCGTACCCGAGGATGGGGTGGAGGCGGCGGCCTCGGAGCTGGCGGGGAAGGACCTGAGTGCCTTCTTCGACCGGGCGGTGCGCTCCACGGAGGAGCTGGACTACTCCATCTTCTCGCACGTGGGACTGGAGGTGCACTTCCGCCCGCGCGAGTCCCCCAGTGACAAGGGAGGCGTCCCGGTGCGGCCCAAGGGAGAGAGCAGGCAGAAGGGCTGGCTGGGCGTCACCACCAAGGGCAGCTCCACCGTCGCCACGGTGCTGGACGGCTCGCCCGCGCAGGAGGCGGGGCTGTACGTGGATGACGAGCTCGTGGCGCTCGACGGCTGGCGGGTGGACGCGGCGGGGCTGCTGTCCCGCTGTGACGAGAAGAACCCCGGAGAGACGGTGCTCATCACGGTGTTCCGCAGGGACAGGCTGCTGGAGGTGCCGGTGGTGCTCGGCCAGAAGCCCGCGGACGCGGCGTGGCTCGCGCGCGTGGACAAGCCCACCGACGCGCAGAAGGCGGCTTACCAGGCGTGGCTGGGCGCGCCCTGGGAGGAGCCGGGGTAA
- a CDS encoding ribonuclease HII — MPSVEDLLQHSLAELTERFVTQEHSVPSGLLEALEADARQGAKALARRIRSRQGKNRAEGQRLRHLLRFESELWEQGHTHIAGVDEAGRGPLAGPVVAAAAILPKGWRLEGLDDSKKIADETRREELAEAIKRGAVAWAVGQADAEEIDRLNIRRASLLAMHRAVEALGIRPDYVLLDAFTIPECTLPQRGIIKGDALSLSIAAASVLAKTTRDRLMRELDARYPGYGLAEHKGYPTASHVQAIRDRGVLPIHRRSFAPVREALGGTPVQTGPTQGELFTENGPR; from the coding sequence ATGCCGAGTGTGGAAGACCTCCTCCAGCACTCCCTCGCGGAGTTGACCGAGCGCTTCGTCACCCAGGAGCACTCCGTCCCATCGGGCCTCTTGGAGGCGCTGGAGGCGGATGCGCGCCAGGGAGCGAAGGCCCTCGCCCGTCGTATCCGCTCCCGCCAGGGGAAGAACCGCGCCGAGGGCCAGCGCCTGCGCCACCTGCTGCGCTTCGAGAGCGAGCTGTGGGAGCAGGGCCACACGCACATCGCCGGGGTGGACGAGGCAGGCAGGGGGCCGCTCGCCGGACCGGTGGTGGCCGCGGCCGCCATCCTTCCCAAGGGCTGGCGGCTGGAGGGGCTGGACGACTCGAAGAAGATCGCCGACGAGACGCGCCGCGAGGAGCTGGCCGAGGCCATCAAGCGCGGCGCGGTGGCCTGGGCGGTGGGCCAGGCGGATGCGGAGGAGATCGACCGGCTCAACATCCGCCGGGCGAGCCTGCTGGCCATGCACCGCGCGGTGGAGGCGCTGGGCATCCGGCCGGATTACGTGCTGCTGGACGCCTTCACGATTCCCGAGTGCACCCTGCCCCAGCGCGGCATCATCAAGGGAGACGCGCTCTCGCTGAGCATCGCCGCGGCATCGGTGCTGGCGAAGACGACGAGGGACAGGTTGATGCGGGAGTTGGACGCGAGATACCCGGGCTACGGCCTCGCCGAGCACAAGGGCTACCCCACGGCCTCGCATGTGCAGGCCATCCGGGACAGGGGGGTACTGCCCATCCATCGCCGCAGCTTCGCGCCGGTACGAGAAGCACTCGGAGGCACGCCGGTCCAGACCGGGCCTACCCAGGGCGAGCTCTTCACGGAGAACGGGCCCAGGTGA
- a CDS encoding molybdenum cofactor biosynthesis protein, whose product MPDTITVLYFAAARERAGLPRESLELPPGARVSDVLRLLAGRHPGLAPLLPHLRVAVNQEFSSADAEVPAGAELALIPPVAGGSGGLFRVVDRPLRLEEVVEAVAGEAYGGLVTFSGSVRNQTRGRRVTKLEYEAYPPMAEKKLAEIGTEVAERFNGTRLAIVHRVGTLVPGELAVVIAAAAPHRKEAFLGCEHAIERLKQDVPIWKKEFYEDGEVWVGLGP is encoded by the coding sequence GTGCCCGATACCATCACCGTCCTGTACTTCGCCGCGGCGCGCGAGCGCGCGGGGCTGCCTCGTGAATCCCTGGAACTGCCTCCGGGCGCGCGCGTGTCGGACGTGCTGCGCCTGCTGGCCGGGCGTCACCCGGGGCTCGCGCCGCTGCTGCCGCACCTGCGGGTGGCGGTGAACCAGGAGTTCTCCAGTGCGGACGCCGAGGTGCCCGCGGGCGCGGAGCTGGCCCTCATTCCTCCCGTGGCTGGAGGCAGTGGTGGGCTCTTCCGGGTGGTGGATCGGCCGCTGCGGCTGGAAGAGGTGGTGGAGGCGGTGGCCGGCGAGGCCTATGGCGGGCTCGTCACCTTCTCGGGCTCGGTGCGCAACCAGACGCGCGGCAGGCGGGTGACGAAGTTGGAGTACGAGGCCTATCCGCCCATGGCGGAGAAGAAGCTGGCGGAGATCGGCACCGAGGTGGCCGAGCGCTTCAACGGGACGCGGTTGGCCATCGTGCACCGGGTGGGGACGCTCGTGCCGGGCGAGCTGGCCGTGGTCATCGCCGCCGCCGCGCCGCACCGCAAGGAGGCGTTCCTCGGGTGCGAGCACGCCATCGAGCGGCTCAAGCAGGACGTCCCCATCTGGAAGAAGGAGTTCTACGAGGACGGCGAGGTCTGGGTGGGTCTGGGGCCCTGA
- a CDS encoding PKD domain-containing protein, whose protein sequence is MRPNLRALTVFCLVATALVGSGCHRAARPEAGGERTVEAGVPVGFGSEAPDAPVVTWDFGDGSPPRQGARVSHAFARAGAFTVRALEKDKKDEVLASAQVTVVPRPVLRAIPAEAEVAVYFPQLRGNVDPLMDFYSRLVGESQALESLEDTPLLSLVLRDLRGEPRVVDPEEGVGFFSLPDFQGTVALLGVTDVEAAMDSVVRDLESAGVTVSQREPGGAVRFQRQNGEPLLLFPDRGYLYLAVPDTEDEESEGAVPASQAGDSALEAARASITGMSGPGLSELPLLGELRQKVGSGNVHFFVRPVGEDASSGIRGVFAALKVEEARAELEGWVASEKALFEGKSAPGSELLGKAPAGPFAALMVSIPPEELAKLVFGAPGSERRERTLLRLREEGFDAANADSLLDALRGDLTLLAYFDAPAFYRNLLKGTQRPEPRGTLLFEAGLVRSEPIVEWLTGRLKARGQPFEVVKDAGATRLRTRAMEQPVEFTVTANRLSMTAGESIQGRTVGDMGSALRERFGNNAFEPGHLSAMVDVGRLRAELDAPQEVPGVPAQQLPAVRSLVGTLLDQLPPVELVFVDFKPEEGGGRFRARTVLRSR, encoded by the coding sequence GTGCGTCCCAACCTTCGCGCCCTGACAGTCTTCTGCCTGGTGGCCACGGCCCTGGTGGGGTCGGGCTGCCACCGGGCGGCGAGACCGGAGGCGGGGGGAGAGCGCACGGTGGAGGCTGGCGTACCGGTGGGCTTCGGCTCCGAGGCCCCGGACGCGCCGGTGGTGACGTGGGACTTCGGTGACGGCTCACCGCCGCGGCAGGGCGCGCGGGTGTCCCACGCCTTTGCTCGCGCGGGCGCGTTCACGGTGCGCGCGCTGGAGAAGGACAAGAAGGACGAGGTGCTGGCCAGCGCGCAGGTGACGGTGGTGCCGCGGCCGGTGCTGCGCGCCATTCCCGCCGAGGCCGAGGTGGCCGTCTACTTTCCCCAGCTCCGGGGCAACGTGGATCCGCTGATGGATTTCTATTCGCGGCTGGTGGGTGAGTCGCAGGCGCTCGAGTCGCTGGAGGACACCCCGCTGCTGTCGCTGGTGCTGCGCGACCTGCGGGGGGAGCCCCGGGTGGTGGATCCGGAGGAGGGCGTCGGCTTCTTCTCCCTGCCCGACTTCCAGGGCACCGTGGCGTTGCTGGGCGTGACGGATGTCGAGGCCGCGATGGACTCGGTGGTGAGGGATCTGGAGTCCGCGGGAGTCACCGTTTCCCAGCGCGAGCCCGGCGGCGCCGTCCGCTTCCAGCGCCAGAATGGGGAGCCCCTGCTGCTCTTCCCGGATCGCGGCTACCTCTACCTGGCGGTGCCGGACACGGAGGACGAGGAGTCGGAAGGGGCGGTGCCCGCATCGCAGGCGGGCGATTCCGCCCTGGAGGCGGCCCGCGCGAGCATCACGGGCATGAGCGGCCCGGGGCTGTCCGAGCTGCCGCTCCTCGGAGAGCTGCGGCAGAAGGTGGGCTCGGGCAACGTGCACTTCTTCGTGCGCCCGGTGGGCGAGGATGCCTCCTCCGGCATCCGGGGCGTCTTCGCGGCGCTGAAGGTGGAGGAGGCTCGCGCGGAGTTGGAGGGCTGGGTGGCCTCGGAGAAGGCGCTCTTCGAGGGCAAGAGCGCGCCCGGCTCGGAGCTGCTGGGGAAGGCGCCCGCGGGCCCCTTCGCCGCGCTGATGGTCTCCATTCCGCCGGAGGAGCTGGCGAAGCTCGTCTTCGGCGCGCCGGGCTCGGAGCGCCGCGAGCGGACGCTGCTGCGCCTGCGGGAGGAGGGCTTCGACGCGGCCAACGCGGACAGCCTGCTGGACGCGCTGAGGGGAGACCTGACGCTGCTGGCCTACTTCGACGCGCCGGCTTTCTACCGCAACCTGCTCAAGGGCACCCAGCGGCCGGAGCCGCGCGGCACCCTGCTGTTCGAGGCGGGACTCGTACGCTCCGAGCCGATCGTGGAATGGCTCACCGGGCGGTTGAAGGCGCGCGGGCAACCCTTCGAGGTGGTGAAGGACGCGGGCGCCACGCGTCTGCGCACGCGGGCGATGGAGCAGCCAGTGGAGTTCACCGTGACGGCCAACCGGCTGTCGATGACGGCGGGCGAGTCCATCCAGGGCCGGACCGTTGGCGACATGGGAAGCGCGCTGAGGGAGCGCTTCGGCAACAATGCCTTCGAGCCCGGCCACCTCTCCGCCATGGTGGACGTGGGCCGGTTGCGTGCCGAGCTGGATGCGCCCCAGGAGGTGCCCGGCGTGCCGGCGCAACAGCTCCCCGCGGTGCGTTCGCTGGTGGGGACGCTGCTCGATCAGTTGCCGCCCGTGGAGCTCGTCTTCGTCGACTTCAAGCCCGAGGAGGGCGGGGGGCGTTTCCGGGCGCGCACCGTGCTCCGTTCGCGCTAA
- a CDS encoding carboxypeptidase-like regulatory domain-containing protein has product MLQARNLLLLLGLAPLVSCDGGVRVNRQGDPCTENLVTLRVEVVDAQGTTIRDATVTATNVDTGRTITSTTGERGVTTAVNEDIGSGSVRLVATAGSKVSAPAEVAWTCDDCHCHPEPSTVRLQLHP; this is encoded by the coding sequence ATGCTCCAGGCACGAAATCTGCTGCTCCTCCTGGGCCTCGCGCCCCTCGTCTCCTGTGATGGAGGCGTGCGGGTCAACCGCCAGGGAGACCCCTGCACCGAGAACCTCGTCACGCTGCGCGTGGAGGTGGTGGACGCACAGGGCACCACCATACGGGACGCCACCGTCACGGCCACCAACGTAGACACCGGTCGCACCATCACCAGCACCACCGGGGAGCGGGGCGTCACCACGGCGGTGAACGAGGACATCGGCTCGGGCTCCGTGCGGCTGGTGGCCACCGCCGGCTCCAAGGTGAGCGCCCCGGCCGAAGTGGCCTGGACGTGCGACGACTGCCACTGCCACCCCGAGCCCTCCACGGTGCGGCTCCAGCTCCACCCTTGA
- a CDS encoding MXAN_2561 family MXYO-CTERM-anchored protein — translation MRNLLLLTAVLLSSAASAQAVQLRLSTGQETRSFGPKTCTGVVAVTWTRTGTVCDQLSLWLTQPGKDCGDSPATGDVSLDAISRDTLLAQGTGNFQVDLSQLPFPITDGGGGCGSLAQDATFRLCGATKSPSGLYGETCNTVLRASGMKFVYDGTPPAAPVIEDAQGLDEALLADVSEPTGATVIELHVSRDGTEVTTVRQDVGRGAIRVEGLENEATYQLVAYAFDQAENQSAASEAKEATPTKTNGFMEEYVNAGGKETGGCGAAGGGVVGSAVLAALGFWLSSRRNRS, via the coding sequence ATGCGTAACCTCCTCCTTCTCACCGCCGTGCTCCTGTCGTCCGCGGCCTCCGCCCAGGCAGTGCAGTTGCGCCTGTCCACCGGGCAGGAGACGCGGAGCTTCGGACCCAAGACCTGCACCGGGGTCGTCGCCGTCACCTGGACGAGGACCGGTACCGTCTGTGACCAGCTCTCCTTGTGGCTCACCCAACCCGGCAAGGACTGCGGTGACAGCCCCGCCACCGGCGACGTCAGCCTGGATGCCATCTCGAGGGACACGCTCCTGGCTCAGGGGACGGGCAACTTCCAGGTCGACCTCAGCCAGTTGCCCTTCCCCATCACGGACGGCGGCGGTGGATGCGGTTCCCTGGCGCAAGACGCGACGTTCCGGTTGTGTGGTGCCACCAAGAGCCCCTCGGGCCTCTACGGGGAGACGTGCAACACCGTGTTGAGGGCGTCGGGGATGAAGTTCGTCTATGACGGGACGCCGCCGGCCGCGCCCGTCATCGAGGACGCGCAGGGCCTGGACGAGGCCCTGCTCGCGGACGTCAGCGAGCCCACGGGCGCCACCGTCATCGAGCTCCATGTGTCGCGCGACGGCACCGAGGTGACGACGGTGAGGCAGGACGTGGGCCGGGGCGCCATCCGGGTGGAGGGGCTGGAGAACGAGGCGACGTACCAGCTGGTGGCCTACGCCTTCGATCAGGCGGAGAACCAGAGCGCGGCGTCCGAGGCCAAGGAGGCCACTCCCACCAAGACCAATGGCTTCATGGAGGAGTACGTCAACGCCGGGGGCAAGGAGACGGGCGGGTGTGGCGCGGCGGGCGGAGGAGTTGTGGGCAGTGCCGTGCTGGCCGCCCTGGGTTTCTGGTTGTCCTCAAGGAGAAATCGTTCATGA
- a CDS encoding B-box zinc finger protein, which produces MPKPPNRLSRCERHPAATAGWRCLDCETALCPECVEARRMQTVDLLVCRACGGQAQPLVVHRSEQASFAHRLGQVWRYPFTPQGLALVAGLGAVLTFFGFMTNVSFVLARLFPAMLAAGAFWSTLFAIVRSSARGETDVPLPDFSDFFQDWFIPVLRGVLATSPVWLTLLLYLVFAGGWDVLQYMERLLNDPMFYTTGRLHSVPGETLLKDPLAWLLGLAGLAYLPMALMLAAAGIDLVELFNPVKAVRAMRRLGRDYAVALGALLTLGLVFLVVRLFTSGLRAANILVLSSWLSASLECLVAFVMARVLGLLLYTRGDSLGYGDPRDYLTPLLDAAPSTSLRVQGAPPPVEQVVPEARLQELSRAVQARDVLEALSLYAALSLPKTAIAPELHLFVGQAAATYEDYPLAVRALESAADVAPDDPIAPRALVLLARVLGERMREPTRARDVYQYIVDRYPDTDASRFAQARLPPTT; this is translated from the coding sequence ATGCCCAAGCCGCCGAACCGCCTCTCGCGCTGCGAACGCCACCCCGCCGCCACCGCGGGCTGGCGGTGTCTGGACTGTGAGACCGCGCTGTGTCCCGAGTGCGTGGAGGCGCGGCGGATGCAAACGGTGGATCTGCTCGTCTGCCGCGCGTGTGGCGGCCAGGCCCAGCCCCTGGTGGTCCACCGCTCCGAGCAGGCCTCATTCGCCCATCGGCTGGGCCAGGTGTGGCGCTACCCCTTCACTCCCCAAGGCCTGGCGCTGGTGGCGGGGCTCGGAGCGGTGCTCACCTTCTTTGGCTTCATGACGAACGTCTCGTTCGTCCTGGCGCGGTTGTTCCCCGCCATGCTCGCCGCCGGTGCCTTCTGGAGCACCCTCTTCGCCATCGTCCGCTCCAGCGCGCGCGGAGAGACCGACGTGCCCCTCCCCGACTTCAGCGACTTCTTCCAGGACTGGTTCATCCCGGTCCTGCGGGGCGTGCTGGCCACCAGCCCGGTGTGGCTCACCCTCCTCCTCTACCTCGTCTTCGCTGGAGGATGGGACGTGCTCCAGTACATGGAGCGCCTGCTGAACGATCCCATGTTCTACACGACCGGCCGGCTCCACTCCGTGCCCGGGGAGACGCTCCTGAAGGATCCCCTCGCCTGGCTGCTGGGACTCGCCGGCCTCGCCTACCTCCCGATGGCCCTCATGCTGGCGGCGGCGGGCATCGACCTGGTGGAGCTGTTCAACCCGGTGAAGGCCGTGCGCGCCATGCGGCGCCTCGGGCGGGACTACGCGGTGGCCCTCGGCGCCCTGCTCACCCTGGGCCTCGTGTTCCTCGTCGTCCGCCTCTTCACCTCCGGCCTGCGCGCGGCGAACATCCTCGTCCTGTCGAGCTGGCTCTCCGCGAGCCTCGAGTGTCTCGTGGCCTTCGTCATGGCGCGCGTGCTCGGGCTGCTCCTCTACACGCGCGGGGATTCCCTCGGGTATGGCGACCCGCGCGACTACCTCACTCCCTTGCTGGACGCGGCGCCGAGCACCTCGCTGCGCGTCCAGGGCGCCCCGCCCCCGGTGGAACAGGTCGTACCCGAGGCCCGGCTCCAGGAGCTCTCCAGGGCGGTCCAGGCCCGCGACGTCCTCGAGGCGCTCTCGCTCTACGCCGCGCTGAGCCTCCCCAAGACGGCCATCGCCCCGGAGCTGCACCTCTTCGTCGGACAGGCGGCGGCGACCTACGAGGACTACCCCCTGGCCGTGCGCGCGCTGGAGTCCGCGGCGGACGTGGCCCCGGATGACCCCATCGCCCCGCGCGCCCTCGTCCTGCTGGCCCGCGTCCTCGGCGAGCGCATGCGGGAGCCGACGCGCGCCCGGGACGTCTACCAGTACATCGTCGACCGGTACCCGGATACGGACGCCTCCCGCTTCGCCCAGGCCCGCCTTCCGCCCACCACCTGA
- a CDS encoding NUDIX domain-containing protein, with product MSQFKNPLPTVDCIIELPGDRIVLIRRKNPPLGWALPGGFVDQGERLDLAAVREVKEETGLDVQLVEQFFTYSDPSRDPRKHTISTVFIGRAQGEPVGSDDAAEAKTFPVDTLPGELCFDHGTILADYLTYKRTGQRRKL from the coding sequence ATGTCCCAGTTCAAGAATCCCCTGCCCACCGTGGACTGCATCATCGAGCTGCCGGGGGACCGTATCGTGCTCATCCGCCGCAAGAACCCGCCCCTGGGTTGGGCGCTGCCCGGCGGCTTCGTGGACCAGGGCGAGCGCCTCGACCTGGCTGCGGTGCGCGAAGTCAAGGAGGAGACCGGCCTGGACGTGCAGTTGGTGGAGCAGTTCTTCACCTACTCGGACCCGAGCCGCGACCCGCGCAAGCACACCATCTCCACCGTCTTCATCGGCCGGGCCCAGGGCGAGCCGGTAGGCTCCGATGACGCGGCCGAGGCCAAGACATTCCCGGTGGATACCCTGCCCGGGGAGCTGTGTTTCGACCACGGCACCATCCTCGCCGACTACCTGACCTACAAGCGGACCGGGCAGCGGCGGAAGCTCTGA